One Myripristis murdjan chromosome 18, fMyrMur1.1, whole genome shotgun sequence DNA window includes the following coding sequences:
- the LOC115377066 gene encoding uncharacterized protein LOC115377066 isoform X1 — MRTVQSTGAREVGKGVLMAENVRSPFDYREPPTLDSDGDGSKPPPPRGRVCGRKRKGTPVKVCDRAYVTEDEEEESMSEHSYSPGDGQYPEGAEDRLPPPGSPYYLADPAQLCVPELGEEGASGVRGPVLFHPPPNCRIREVHCGTQVRLVVIAIRDIAKGEEITVDYSLTDWGENAMEEEAGPHPLSLSVSDYLTPSWSLSPSSSPLTHSEPSDSDREEDEEEEDDDDDDDDEEEEMEEMRGRMLRRRKKRKMAAVVNSKKKSTATSSRGPGRPCSSFSRPAPVAPPARSQSQPSALAPPTTNINNNININIGSSSGTTVSRRQHCPYCGRHYRSLARHLEKHHANQPEVRTAMELAHLHTHSSSNGNASHPPPSSSTSTAHSHSFAVPQPSSSNPAPPPLFSRERESPATRSSTGGVSFSLSLSPPSSAPAAAAKKGPSLSLPTPKRATAPLVTRVKSPSPPPPSTPRRGRRMKREKQEEQQKVEECTRSKEELVPPPTPEPDIDPDEDLELSGEGEDDIPEEKNGEIVSSHRHQMSPLLSSLSCLVLYLRRQQHSSFLSLTCSPHSAEAWRLLCHSSLSLLILYNRHRECEVAKLTIQDYRNRTSPQASSTTSSPSGMEALLSPFERQVLCHLPRAGVLGKRGRIQPLILPPHCESCLELLLQTSPNVGVDPESPYVFSRPYHSPATPLRGTDLLRNLARTSGAKNPGALTATRVRRQVAILTQLLLLEEGEAQGPSGGGAAKRLEDFLEREYHVTQNCSTIVRDPALMGRVGRVVLYGEREGVLFRGMSLQHICLELDVMSGNSADSFSEDSEVEGEKEEVKEKTEVLVKKKGPGRPPRKKRGPLTSSVNTSVASVHKRRCIQPKSGKRGVLKRPWSEAERVAVETHLKRNIVELRVPAKADCERCLELCPLLVSNQRDWRAIKFYVHNRIQLLKKQGRRESAGSVC; from the exons ATGCGCACTGTGCAGTCTACCGGAGCGCGAGAGGTAGGGAAGGGAGTCCTAATGGCGGAGAACGTACGGTCGCCTTTTGACTACCGGGAGCCACCGACCCTCGACAGCGACGGGGATGGGAGCAAGCCGCCGCCGCCACGGGG ACGTGTGTGCGGGAGAAAAAGGAAGGGAACacctgtgaaagtgtgtgacCGAGCGTATGTGacagaagatgaggaggaggagagcatgTCGGAACACAGCTACAGCCCTg GTGATGGCCAGTATCCAGAGGGTGCAGAGGACCGCCTCCCTCCACCTGGCAGCCCCTACTACCTGGCTGACCCTGCCCAGCTCTG TGTACCCGAGCTGGGTGAGGAGGGGGCCAGTGGGGTTAGAGGTCCCGTGCTCTTTCACCCCCCACCCAACTGCCGGATTCGAGAGGTCCACTGTGGGACCCAGGTGCGGCTGGTCGTCATAGCAATCCGAGACATTGCCAAAGGGGAGGAGATCACAGTGGACTACAGCCTGACAGATTGGGGTGAGAATGCCATG GAGGAAGAGGCTGGTCCCCATCCGTTGTCCCTCTCCGTCTCTGATTACCTCACCCCCTCCTGGTCGTTATCACCCTCATCCTCCCCGCTCACCCACTCTGAACCCAGTGACTCTGACCgggaggaggacgaagaggaggaagatgatgatgatgatgacgacgacgaaGAAGAGGAAATGGAGGAGATGAGGGGCCGCATGCTCCGCCGCCGCAAGAAACGCAAGATGGCCGCGGTGGTCAATTCAAAGAAGAAGAGCACAGCGACTTCCTCCAGAGGGCCCGGGCGCCCCTGTTCATCTTTTTCCCGCCCAGCACCCGTTGCGCCCCCAGCCAGGTCCCAGTCCCAGCCCAGCGCCCTGGCACCCCCGACCACCAACATcaacaataacattaacataAACATTGGCAGCTCCAGCGGGACCACAGTGAGCCGGCGGCAGCACTGCCCGTACTGCGGCCGCCACTATCGCTCTCTGGCCCGCCACCTGGAGAAGCACCACGCCAACCAGCCTGAGGTCAGGACGGCCATGGAGCTGgcgcacctgcacacacacagctcctccaATGGCAATGCCTCTCACCCTCCCCCCTCGTCGTCCACCTCCACCGCACACAGTCACTCCTTTGCTGTCCCGCAGCCCTCTTCCTCCAACCCTGCGCCACCCCCCCTCTTCTCCAGGGAGAGGGAATCACCAGCAACTCGCTCAAGCACAGGTGGCGTCTCGTTCTCGCTCTCACTGTCCCCACCTTCTTCAGCTCCGGCAGCCGCCGCCAAGAAGGGCCCTAGTTTATCACTGCCCACCCCTAAACGAGCCACAGCTCCATTGGTGACTCGGGTGAAGAGCCCATCACCACCTCCCCCATCTACTCCCAGGAGGGGTCggaggatgaagagggagaAGCAGGAAGAGCAGCAGAAGGTGGAGGAGTGCACAAGAAGTAAAGAAGAGCTGGTTCCTCCTCCAACTCCAGAGCCAGACATAGATCCAGATGAAGATCTAGAGCTGAGTGGAGAAGGGGAGGATGACATCCCTGAGGAGAAGAATGGAGAGATTGTAAG tTCACACAGACATCAGATGTCTCCgctcctctcatccctctcctgTTTGGTCCTCTACCTCCGCCGGCAGCAACACTCCTCCTTCCTGTCTTTAACCTGCTCCCCTCATTCAGCTGAAGCCTGGCGCCTCCTCTGCCATTCCAGCCTGTCCTTGCTCATCCTGTACAACCGCCACCGTGAGTGTGAAGTGGCCAAGCTCACAATCCAGGACTACCGCAACCGCACCAGCCCCCAGGCCAGCTCCACCACCAGCTCCCCCTCTGGCATGGaggctctcctctcccccttcgAGCGCCAGGTCCTCTGTCACCTCCCACGGGCTGGTGTTCTTGGAAAGCGCGGCCGCATCCAACCACTCATCCTCCCACCACACTGTGAATCCTGTTTAGAGCTACTCCTCCAAACCAGCCCCAACGTTGGTGTAGACCCTGAGAGCCCCTATGTCTTCTCCCGACCCTACCACTCACCTGCTACCCCACTTCGGGGCACGGACCTTCTGAGAAACTTGGCGCGGACCAGCGGGGCCAAGAACCCCGGGGCTCTGACAGCGACACGGGTGCGGCGGCAGGTGGCCATCCTGACCCAGTTGCTACTACTAGAGGAGGGAGAGGCCCAGGGCCCCTCAGGGGGAGGTGCTGCCAAACGCCTGGAAGACTTCCTGGAGCGCGAGTACCATGTAACCCAGAACTGCTCCACTATTGTCCGGGACCCAGCGCTGATGGGTCGTGTGGGTCGAGTGGTACTTTacggagaaagggagggagtaCTTTTCAGAGGCATGAGCCTGCAGCACATCTGTCTTGAGTTGGATG TGATGTCTGGCAACTCGGCAGACTCCTTTTCAGAAGATTCAGAGGTTGAGGGGGAGAAGGAAGAAGtgaaggagaagacagaggtgCTGGTGAAGAAGAAAGGCCCCGGCCGACCCCCACGGAAAAAGAGAGGACCCCTAACTTCATCAGTTAACACATCGGTAGCCAGTGTCCACAAAAGGAGGTGTATTCAGCCCAAATCGG GGAAGCGTGGTGTGCTGAAGCGTCCGTGGTCGGAGGCGGAGCGCGTGGCGGTGGAGACTCACCTGAAGAGGAACATCGTGGAGCTGCGCGTCCCCGCCAAGGCTGACTGTGAGCGCTGCTTGGAactctgccccctgctggtcagcaACCAGCGAGACTGGCGGGCGATCAAGTTTTACGTCCACAACCGCATCCAGCTGCTGAAGAAGCAGGGCAGGAGGGAGAGCGCGGGCTCAGTCTGCTAG
- the LOC115377066 gene encoding uncharacterized protein LOC115377066 isoform X2: protein MSEHSYSPGDGQYPEGAEDRLPPPGSPYYLADPAQLCVPELGEEGASGVRGPVLFHPPPNCRIREVHCGTQVRLVVIAIRDIAKGEEITVDYSLTDWGENAMEEEAGPHPLSLSVSDYLTPSWSLSPSSSPLTHSEPSDSDREEDEEEEDDDDDDDDEEEEMEEMRGRMLRRRKKRKMAAVVNSKKKSTATSSRGPGRPCSSFSRPAPVAPPARSQSQPSALAPPTTNINNNININIGSSSGTTVSRRQHCPYCGRHYRSLARHLEKHHANQPEVRTAMELAHLHTHSSSNGNASHPPPSSSTSTAHSHSFAVPQPSSSNPAPPPLFSRERESPATRSSTGGVSFSLSLSPPSSAPAAAAKKGPSLSLPTPKRATAPLVTRVKSPSPPPPSTPRRGRRMKREKQEEQQKVEECTRSKEELVPPPTPEPDIDPDEDLELSGEGEDDIPEEKNGEIVSSHRHQMSPLLSSLSCLVLYLRRQQHSSFLSLTCSPHSAEAWRLLCHSSLSLLILYNRHRECEVAKLTIQDYRNRTSPQASSTTSSPSGMEALLSPFERQVLCHLPRAGVLGKRGRIQPLILPPHCESCLELLLQTSPNVGVDPESPYVFSRPYHSPATPLRGTDLLRNLARTSGAKNPGALTATRVRRQVAILTQLLLLEEGEAQGPSGGGAAKRLEDFLEREYHVTQNCSTIVRDPALMGRVGRVVLYGEREGVLFRGMSLQHICLELDVMSGNSADSFSEDSEVEGEKEEVKEKTEVLVKKKGPGRPPRKKRGPLTSSVNTSVASVHKRRCIQPKSGKRGVLKRPWSEAERVAVETHLKRNIVELRVPAKADCERCLELCPLLVSNQRDWRAIKFYVHNRIQLLKKQGRRESAGSVC, encoded by the exons atgTCGGAACACAGCTACAGCCCTg GTGATGGCCAGTATCCAGAGGGTGCAGAGGACCGCCTCCCTCCACCTGGCAGCCCCTACTACCTGGCTGACCCTGCCCAGCTCTG TGTACCCGAGCTGGGTGAGGAGGGGGCCAGTGGGGTTAGAGGTCCCGTGCTCTTTCACCCCCCACCCAACTGCCGGATTCGAGAGGTCCACTGTGGGACCCAGGTGCGGCTGGTCGTCATAGCAATCCGAGACATTGCCAAAGGGGAGGAGATCACAGTGGACTACAGCCTGACAGATTGGGGTGAGAATGCCATG GAGGAAGAGGCTGGTCCCCATCCGTTGTCCCTCTCCGTCTCTGATTACCTCACCCCCTCCTGGTCGTTATCACCCTCATCCTCCCCGCTCACCCACTCTGAACCCAGTGACTCTGACCgggaggaggacgaagaggaggaagatgatgatgatgatgacgacgacgaaGAAGAGGAAATGGAGGAGATGAGGGGCCGCATGCTCCGCCGCCGCAAGAAACGCAAGATGGCCGCGGTGGTCAATTCAAAGAAGAAGAGCACAGCGACTTCCTCCAGAGGGCCCGGGCGCCCCTGTTCATCTTTTTCCCGCCCAGCACCCGTTGCGCCCCCAGCCAGGTCCCAGTCCCAGCCCAGCGCCCTGGCACCCCCGACCACCAACATcaacaataacattaacataAACATTGGCAGCTCCAGCGGGACCACAGTGAGCCGGCGGCAGCACTGCCCGTACTGCGGCCGCCACTATCGCTCTCTGGCCCGCCACCTGGAGAAGCACCACGCCAACCAGCCTGAGGTCAGGACGGCCATGGAGCTGgcgcacctgcacacacacagctcctccaATGGCAATGCCTCTCACCCTCCCCCCTCGTCGTCCACCTCCACCGCACACAGTCACTCCTTTGCTGTCCCGCAGCCCTCTTCCTCCAACCCTGCGCCACCCCCCCTCTTCTCCAGGGAGAGGGAATCACCAGCAACTCGCTCAAGCACAGGTGGCGTCTCGTTCTCGCTCTCACTGTCCCCACCTTCTTCAGCTCCGGCAGCCGCCGCCAAGAAGGGCCCTAGTTTATCACTGCCCACCCCTAAACGAGCCACAGCTCCATTGGTGACTCGGGTGAAGAGCCCATCACCACCTCCCCCATCTACTCCCAGGAGGGGTCggaggatgaagagggagaAGCAGGAAGAGCAGCAGAAGGTGGAGGAGTGCACAAGAAGTAAAGAAGAGCTGGTTCCTCCTCCAACTCCAGAGCCAGACATAGATCCAGATGAAGATCTAGAGCTGAGTGGAGAAGGGGAGGATGACATCCCTGAGGAGAAGAATGGAGAGATTGTAAG tTCACACAGACATCAGATGTCTCCgctcctctcatccctctcctgTTTGGTCCTCTACCTCCGCCGGCAGCAACACTCCTCCTTCCTGTCTTTAACCTGCTCCCCTCATTCAGCTGAAGCCTGGCGCCTCCTCTGCCATTCCAGCCTGTCCTTGCTCATCCTGTACAACCGCCACCGTGAGTGTGAAGTGGCCAAGCTCACAATCCAGGACTACCGCAACCGCACCAGCCCCCAGGCCAGCTCCACCACCAGCTCCCCCTCTGGCATGGaggctctcctctcccccttcgAGCGCCAGGTCCTCTGTCACCTCCCACGGGCTGGTGTTCTTGGAAAGCGCGGCCGCATCCAACCACTCATCCTCCCACCACACTGTGAATCCTGTTTAGAGCTACTCCTCCAAACCAGCCCCAACGTTGGTGTAGACCCTGAGAGCCCCTATGTCTTCTCCCGACCCTACCACTCACCTGCTACCCCACTTCGGGGCACGGACCTTCTGAGAAACTTGGCGCGGACCAGCGGGGCCAAGAACCCCGGGGCTCTGACAGCGACACGGGTGCGGCGGCAGGTGGCCATCCTGACCCAGTTGCTACTACTAGAGGAGGGAGAGGCCCAGGGCCCCTCAGGGGGAGGTGCTGCCAAACGCCTGGAAGACTTCCTGGAGCGCGAGTACCATGTAACCCAGAACTGCTCCACTATTGTCCGGGACCCAGCGCTGATGGGTCGTGTGGGTCGAGTGGTACTTTacggagaaagggagggagtaCTTTTCAGAGGCATGAGCCTGCAGCACATCTGTCTTGAGTTGGATG TGATGTCTGGCAACTCGGCAGACTCCTTTTCAGAAGATTCAGAGGTTGAGGGGGAGAAGGAAGAAGtgaaggagaagacagaggtgCTGGTGAAGAAGAAAGGCCCCGGCCGACCCCCACGGAAAAAGAGAGGACCCCTAACTTCATCAGTTAACACATCGGTAGCCAGTGTCCACAAAAGGAGGTGTATTCAGCCCAAATCGG GGAAGCGTGGTGTGCTGAAGCGTCCGTGGTCGGAGGCGGAGCGCGTGGCGGTGGAGACTCACCTGAAGAGGAACATCGTGGAGCTGCGCGTCCCCGCCAAGGCTGACTGTGAGCGCTGCTTGGAactctgccccctgctggtcagcaACCAGCGAGACTGGCGGGCGATCAAGTTTTACGTCCACAACCGCATCCAGCTGCTGAAGAAGCAGGGCAGGAGGGAGAGCGCGGGCTCAGTCTGCTAG
- the LOC115377070 gene encoding butyrophilin subfamily 1 member A1-like: MLHLSLLAALFTSHSTTASENIAVSVSGVPVSVHQGHTATLPCWLNPPKSAESLDVCWFLADTFDAPLLSYQGRQVHHGSQHVDRAAFGLRDATSRGLKAGDVSLKLVNVTLRDAGEYTCYVSSDQGYDKGTVQLNVIKVGSPPVLSPQWNINGTVNVSCSSEGWYPKPWLRWSEQGKVETPKVLTHNTETSGLVSVHSSRLVSSSSKVFCSIGLHEEENWEAALHLQGLVQTNAQGPGPSPVLFGMTFAALLIVSAILAYFLKNRGSRSKSDPGGGEDPVREHLLPTGADVGGFLEEARKHYVNVTLDNTDNRYLKTKDGRIVRDGDVPDVPDGALVTGATSIKGASGFSSGRHYWEVLLGNEKVGFKKSWWIGVTSVTGSLEGLSGLPRASHGYWFLSSDATKGLWLNTEPVVLLPVQSTPQTLGVYLDYDSGKLSFYSVGDKRHIATVECSFKGEVFPFFNPGKGDAAPMEIVHREEVESSHDEHV, from the exons AAAACATTGCGGTGTCAGTCTCTGGGGTCCCGGTGTCAGTGCATCAGGGCCACACAGCCACGTTACCATGTTGGCTCAATCCTCCAAAAAGCGCAGAGAGCCTAGATGTGTGCTGGTTCCTTGCTGACACATTTGACGCCCCACTCCTGTCTTACCAAGGGAGACAAGTCCATCATGGCTCCCAGCATGTGGATCGGGCTGCTTTCGGCCTGCGTGATGCAACGTCCCGCGGGCTGAAGGCGGGCGATGTGTCTCTAAAGCTGGTGAACGTCACACTCAGAGATGCAGGAGAGTACACCTGTTATGTCAGCAGTGATCAGGGCTATGACAAAGGAACTGTCCAACTCAATGTGATAA AAGTGGGCAGCCCTCCTGTCTTGTCGCCGCAGTGGAACATCAACGGCACGGTGAATGTGAGCTGCAGTTCAGAGGGCTGGTATCCAAAGCCTTGGCTGCGGTGGTCAGAGCAGGGGAAGGTTGAGACCCCAAAAGTCTTGACACACAACACTGAGACCAGCGGGTTGGTGTCTGTCCACAGCTCGCGTCtggtctcctcttcctccaaggTGTTCTGCTCTATAGGCTTGCATGAAGAGGAGAACTGGGAGGCAGCGCTGCACCTGCAGGGACTTGTCCAAACAAATGCACAGG gTCCTGGACCTTCACCGGTCCTGTTTGGTATGACCTTTGCAGCACTTCTAATCGTGTCTGCCATCCTAGCTTATTTCCTCAAAAACAGAG gaAGCCGATCCAAATCGGACCCTGGGGGGG GTGAAGATCCTGTACGGG AGCATCTTCTACCAACAG GTGCGGACGTGGGAGGATTTCTAGAAGAGGCTAGAAAACATTATG TGAATGTCACATTGGACAATACAGACAACCGTTATCTCAAAACCAAAGATGGTAGAATTGTGAGAGATGGTGATGTTCCTGATGTTCCTGATGGTGCTCTGGTCACTGGTGCCACATCCATAAAGGGAGCATCTGGATTCTCTTCTGGACGGCACTACTGGGAGGTCCTATTGGGCAATGAAAAAGTTGGCTTCAAGAAATCCTGGTGGATAGGAGTGACGAGTGTAACTGGCAGCCTTGAGGGACTGAGTGGCCTACCCCGTGCATCTCACGGCTACTGGTTCCTGTCCTCCGACGCAACAAAGGGACTCTGGCTCAACACAGAACCAGTCGTTTTGCTCCCGGTCCAGTCCACACCACAAACTCTAGGTGTGTATTTAGACTATGACAGTGGAAAGCTTTCCTTTTACAGTGTAGGAGACAAGAGGCACATTGCCACTGTTGAGTGTAGTTTCAAAGGCGAAGTCTTCCCTTTTTTCAATCCTGGTAAGGGCGACGCAGCCCCTATGGAGATCGTGCATAGGGAAGAAGTGGAAAGCAGTCATGATGAACATGTGTGA
- the LOC115377067 gene encoding E3 ubiquitin-protein ligase ZFP91-like, protein MDTMKKKSSSKKASLHTLGPKLSRSRKGQQGASTQDAPMCKTEPETEVALHGADTCTLRGTSENVSDEDLPVDVDPPSRDNLKDLISKPEANKEKLKRHATLRQKEDKRRKQSEKEKDKNEIKTEESTKTAVTADDEMKDEIGDDAEPLRKRGRRRKDDKTPRLPKQRKKPPVQYVRCEIEGCGTILAHPRYLQHHIKYQHLLKKKYVCSHPSCGRLFRLQKQLLRHAKHHTDQRDFICEYCARAFKSSHNLAVHRMIHTGEKPIQCEICGFTCRQKASLNWHMKKHDADSFYQFSCSICGKKFEKKDCVVAHKAKSHPEVLIAEALAANGTTQTATPSSAVEVVAGLTSPSQPSISQEIQDTLSGTLTPLEQVVLPFPPQTQVEVSQAQLLQLAPHHVVQVKQEQETPTLLQLTTAPTSTSTVHLSSSSHPQLIQLTTLPVTTTTTPMAAPDCQSSLLTLSSVTSLASQQAVEWVRGPDGDAQLAGEGDLWERVIVGRDHQDVGGMVWQGDGGDRRKEDEGIVWDREGEREMLLESAEVHGNSLI, encoded by the exons ATGGA TACTATGAAAAAGAAATCCTCCtctaaaaaag CATCCCTGCACACTCTTGGACCAAAGCTGTCCAGGTCAAGAAAGGGCCAGCAGGGAGCCTCAACCCAAGATGCACCAATGTGCAAGACTGAACCAGAAACAGAGGTTGCATTACACG gggcAGATACATGTACTTTAAGAGGAACCAGTGAGAA TGTTTCAGATGAGGACCTGCCTGTTGACGTGGACCCTCCATCCAGAGACAACCTCAAAGACCTCATCTCTAAACCTGAGGCAAACAA GGAGAAACTGAAGCGACATGCAACATTGAGGCAGAAGGAGGATAAGAGAAGGAAACAgtcagagaaggaaaaggacaaaaatgaaattaaaacgGAGGAATCGACAAAGACGGCCGTGACGGctgatgatgaaatgaaagatgaaatTGGAGACGATGCAGAGCCACTTAGGAA GAGAGGGCGTCGACGAAAAGATGACAAAACCCCTCGGCTGCCAAAACAAAG GAAGAAGCCCCCGGTGCAGTATGTACGCTGTGAGATAGAGGGCTGTGGTACTATCTTAGCCCACCCACGCTACCTACAG CACCACATCAAATATCAACACTTGCTGAAGAAGAAGTATGTGTGCAGTCACCCCTCTTGTGGTCGCCTGTTTCGTCTGCAGAAGCAGCTGTTGCGCCATGCCAAACACCATACAG ACCAGAGGGACTTTATCTGTGAGTATTGTGCCCGTGCCTTTAAGAGCTCTCACAACCTGGCTGTACACAGGATGATCCACACAGGGGAAAAACCCATCCA gTGTGAGATCTGTGGCTTCACCTGCCGTCAGAAGGCCTCCCTCAACTGGCACATGAAGAAGCATGACGCCGACAGCTTCTACCAGTTCTCTTGTTCTATTTGTGGCAAAAAGTTTGAGAAAAAGGACTGCGTGGTTGCCCACAAAGCCAAGAGCCACCCTGAGGTACTCATAGCTGAAGCATTAGCAGCCAATGGCACCACTCAAACAGCCACCCCCTCCTCAGCTGTGGAGGTCGTCGCTGGGCTCACGTCACCCAGCCAGCCCTCAATCAGCCAGGAGATCCAGGACACACTGAGTGGCACGCTCACCCCGCTCGAGCAGGTGGTGCTGCCCTTCCCCCCTCAGACTCAGGTTGAGGTGTCCCAGgcacagctcctccagctggccCCGCATCACGTGGTGCAGGTGAAGCAGGAACAGGAGACTCCTACTTTGCTCCAGCTCACCACTGCCCCAACCTCCACCTCCACCGTCCAtctgtccagcagcagccacccACAGCTCATCCAGCTGACCACGCTACccgtcaccaccaccaccacaccgaTGGCTGCTCCAGACTGCCAGAGCTCCCTGCTGACCCTGAGCTCCGTCACCTCTCTGGCTTCCCAGCAGGCCGTGGAGTGGGTCAGGGGGCCAGACGGGGACGCACAGCTGGCCGGGGAGGGGGACCTGTGGGAGAGGGTGATAGTGGGCAGGGATCATCAGGATGTAGGGGGAATGGTGTGGCAGGGTGACGGGGGGGACAGGAGAAAAGAAGACGAGGGAATTGTTTGGGATAGGGAAGGCGAGAGGGAGATGCTGCTAGAAAGTGCTGAAGTGCATGGCAATAGCTTGATCTAA